The following are encoded together in the Enterobacteriaceae endosymbiont of Plateumaris braccata genome:
- the murB gene encoding UDP-N-acetylmuramate dehydrogenase: protein MNIYKNSLKNFNTFGIDVTAFKIIKITNINKLYYICKKYYYKSLPYIILGGGSNVLFLNHFKGIVIINRLKGININESKNCWNLHVYSGEYWHQFVKYTIKKGIFGLENLALIPGCVGSALIQNIGAYGVSLKNFCKYVDIMNLSNKKITRLSSKECNLQYRNSIFKNFYMHNYIIIALGMTISKKWKPNISYKDLNHLNLNTVTPHEIFNYICKIRKKKIPNPKIYGNAGSFFKNPLVSLKLGVKLLKTFPNIPYVIKNNIFKFSAAWLIDQCDLKGYIKGGAMIYFKHSLIIINKYKATSKDILYIAIKIYNSVGNKFGIWLEPEVRLIGSIGEINPSNIFTHNY from the coding sequence ATGAATATTTATAAAAATTCTTTAAAAAATTTTAATACTTTTGGTATAGATGTTACTGCTTTTAAAATTATAAAAATAACAAATATTAATAAATTATATTATATTTGTAAAAAATATTATTACAAATCTTTACCATATATTATTTTAGGTGGTGGAAGTAATGTTTTATTTTTAAATCATTTTAAAGGTATTGTAATAATAAATAGATTAAAAGGTATTAATATTAATGAATCTAAAAATTGTTGGAATTTACATGTATATTCTGGAGAATATTGGCATCAATTCGTAAAATATACTATAAAAAAAGGTATTTTTGGACTAGAAAATTTAGCATTAATTCCTGGTTGTGTTGGTTCTGCTCTTATACAAAATATTGGTGCTTATGGTGTAAGTTTAAAAAATTTTTGTAAATATGTAGATATAATGAATCTTTCAAATAAAAAAATAACACGTTTATCAAGTAAAGAATGTAATTTACAATATAGAAATAGTATTTTCAAAAATTTTTATATGCATAATTATATTATTATTGCTTTAGGTATGACTATTTCCAAAAAATGGAAACCAAATATAAGTTATAAAGATTTAAATCACTTAAATTTAAATACAGTTACTCCTCATGAAATTTTCAATTATATATGTAAAATAAGAAAAAAAAAGATTCCAAACCCTAAAATATATGGTAATGCAGGAAGTTTTTTTAAAAATCCTTTAGTTTCTCTTAAATTAGGAGTTAAATTATTAAAAACATTTCCTAATATACCTTATGTTATAAAAAATAATATATTTAAATTTTCAGCAGCATGGTTAATTGATCAATGTGATTTAAAAGGATACATTAAGGGTGGAGCTATGATATATTTTAAACATTCATTAATAATTATTAATAAATATAAAGCTACAAGTAAAGATATATTATATATAGCAATAAAAATATATAATAGTGTAGGAAATAAATTTGGCATTTGGTTAGAACCTGAAGTAAGATTAATAGGATCAATAGGTGAAATAAATCCATCAAATATTTTTACTCATAATTATTAA
- the aroQ gene encoding type II 3-dehydroquinate dehydratase — protein sequence MKYKKHILILNGPNLNLLGKREPKKYGYLSLNQIIDNLIKKANNNNCELNHFQSNSEHLLIDYLINFTKKINYIILNPAAFTHTSIALRDTLLAINIPFIEIHITNIFARESFRKKSYFSDISKGIISGLGIDGYFLALDFIIKRL from the coding sequence ATAAAATATAAAAAACATATTTTAATATTAAATGGACCAAATTTAAATCTTTTAGGTAAAAGAGAACCTAAAAAATATGGATATTTATCTTTAAATCAAATTATTGATAATTTAATAAAAAAAGCTAATAATAATAATTGTGAATTAAATCATTTTCAATCTAATTCTGAACATTTGTTAATAGATTATTTAATAAATTTTACTAAAAAAATTAATTATATTATTTTAAATCCAGCAGCATTTACACATACAAGCATTGCATTACGTGATACTTTATTAGCAATAAATATTCCTTTTATAGAAATACATATAACTAATATTTTTGCTAGAGAATCTTTTAGAAAAAAATCTTATTTTTCTGATATTTCTAAAGGAATAATATCTGGTTTAGGAATAGATGGATATTTTTTAGCTTTAGATTTTATAATTAAAAGATTATGA
- a CDS encoding rod shape-determining protein, with translation MLKKFRGMFSNDLSIDLGTANTLIYVKGQGIVLNEPSVVAIRKDRSGTSKSVAAVGYSAKQMLGRTPGNIAAIRPMKDGVIADFFITEKMLQHFIKQVHSNSFMRPSPRVLICVPVGATQVERRAISESAQGAGARKVFLIDEPMAAAIGAGLPVSEATGSMVIDIGGGTTEVAVISLNGVVYSSSVRIGGDKFDEAIINHVRRNYGSLIGEATAERIKHQIGSAYTTNNDEVLKIEVRGRNLAEGVPRSFTLNSTEILEALQEPLTGIVSSVMVALEQCPPELASDISERGMVLTGGGALLKSFDKLLMEETGIPVSIAEDPLTCVARGGGKALEMIDIHGGDLFSEE, from the coding sequence ATGTTAAAAAAATTTCGAGGAATGTTTTCTAATGATTTATCTATTGATTTAGGAACAGCAAATACTTTAATTTATGTTAAAGGACAAGGAATAGTTTTAAATGAACCTTCAGTAGTTGCAATTAGAAAAGATAGATCAGGGACATCCAAAAGTGTTGCTGCTGTAGGATACAGTGCAAAACAAATGTTAGGTAGAACTCCAGGTAACATAGCTGCAATTAGACCTATGAAAGATGGAGTAATAGCAGATTTTTTTATTACCGAAAAAATGTTACAACATTTTATAAAGCAAGTTCATAGTAATAGTTTTATGCGTCCTAGTCCTAGAGTACTTATATGTGTTCCTGTAGGTGCCACACAGGTTGAAAGAAGAGCTATTAGTGAGTCTGCTCAAGGAGCAGGAGCTAGAAAAGTTTTTTTAATAGATGAACCTATGGCAGCTGCTATAGGTGCAGGACTTCCTGTTTCTGAAGCTACAGGGTCAATGGTTATAGATATAGGTGGAGGAACTACTGAAGTAGCTGTTATTTCTTTAAATGGAGTTGTATATTCTTCTTCTGTGAGAATAGGAGGTGATAAATTTGATGAAGCAATTATTAATCATGTACGTCGAAATTATGGATCTTTAATTGGTGAAGCAACTGCTGAAAGAATAAAACATCAAATCGGATCTGCATATACAACAAATAATGATGAAGTATTAAAAATTGAAGTTAGAGGTCGTAATTTAGCTGAAGGAGTACCTAGAAGTTTTACATTAAATTCAACTGAAATATTAGAAGCATTACAAGAGCCACTAACAGGAATTGTTAGTTCTGTTATGGTTGCATTAGAACAATGTCCACCAGAATTAGCTTCTGACATTTCAGAAAGAGGTATGGTATTAACTGGCGGTGGTGCATTATTAAAATCTTTTGATAAATTATTAATGGAAGAGACAGGAATACCTGTTTCTATTGCTGAAGATCCATTAACTTGTGTAGCTAGAGGTGGTGGTAAAGCACTAGAAATGATTGATATTCATGGTGGAGATTTATTTAGTGAAGAATAA
- the mreC gene encoding rod shape-determining protein MreC — MKILFNKKISLKLKLISAMLFLFFILIINYFFNLKSHFNTFINPVYIFLNKSYFIFNNMIENQNINNNLKKQNKYLFNQLLKNKYEILQLKQLKYDNTELRKLLILPIINKNNIQKIFAEKLPIYFNFDTDEILINKGSINNVHLGQLVINDRGLVGQVISTNESTSRVRLICSTQSFISVQSTNTHIKFAIKGNGCKYSLMSEILPKNININKGDILVISALYDNLLQGYPVAIVTTSSNKNFKNIRLNYVNVSPLFTISELKYLLLISSQKNNQN; from the coding sequence ATGAAAATTCTATTTAATAAAAAAATATCATTAAAATTAAAATTAATTAGTGCTATGCTATTTTTATTTTTTATATTAATAATAAATTATTTTTTTAATTTAAAGTCTCATTTTAATACATTTATAAATCCTGTATATATATTTTTAAATAAATCTTATTTTATATTTAATAATATGATTGAAAATCAAAATATTAATAATAATTTAAAAAAACAAAATAAATATTTATTTAATCAACTTTTAAAAAATAAATATGAAATTTTACAATTAAAACAATTAAAATATGACAATACAGAGTTAAGAAAATTATTAATTTTACCAATTATAAATAAAAATAATATACAAAAAATATTTGCAGAAAAATTACCAATTTATTTTAATTTTGATACTGATGAAATATTAATTAATAAAGGTAGTATAAATAACGTTCATTTAGGACAATTAGTAATTAATGATCGTGGACTTGTTGGTCAAGTTATTTCTACAAATGAGTCAACAAGTCGTGTTCGTTTAATATGTAGTACACAAAGTTTTATATCAGTACAATCAACTAATACCCATATTAAATTTGCTATTAAAGGAAATGGTTGCAAATATAGTTTAATGTCAGAAATTTTACCAAAAAACATAAATATAAATAAAGGAGATATTTTAGTAATATCTGCATTATATGATAATTTATTACAAGGATATCCTGTTGCTATAGTGACAACATCATCAAATAAAAATTTTAAAAATATAAGATTAAATTATGTAAATGTTAGTCCTTTATTTACAATATCAGAATTAAAATATTTATTACTTATATCTTCTCAAAAAAATAATCAAAATTAA
- a CDS encoding PmbA/TldA family metallopeptidase, with product MNIHNTIVNEFLIKNNISYNYLYDIINKISLNNVYFADLYLQSISNESWFLDNSIIKECFYKEKQGIGIRVIKNNIIYFSCTNDITLESINKCINNLFNKKYNSQINLANPKNIFNFLKNDQNYYSIINPINNNFNEKKYFF from the coding sequence ATGAATATACATAATACTATAGTTAATGAATTTTTAATAAAAAATAATATTTCTTATAATTATTTATATGATATAATAAATAAAATTTCTTTAAATAATGTTTATTTTGCTGATTTGTATTTACAATCTATTTCAAATGAATCTTGGTTTTTAGATAATAGTATTATTAAAGAATGTTTTTATAAAGAAAAACAAGGTATAGGAATTAGAGTAATCAAAAATAACATTATTTATTTTTCTTGTACTAATGACATAACATTAGAATCTATTAATAAATGTATAAATAATCTTTTTAATAAGAAATATAATTCTCAAATAAATTTAGCTAATCCGAAAAATATTTTTAATTTTTTAAAAAATGATCAGAATTATTATTCTATAATTAATCCTATTAATAATAATTTTAATGAAAAAAAATATTTTTTTTAA